One genomic region from Actinocatenispora thailandica encodes:
- a CDS encoding histidine phosphatase family protein — translation MRTRLILSRHGQTTWHGENRYAGVSDVDLTDAGHRQAVALGDWCRQHRPDALYASPVRRARETIAPVAVATGLPVHTVPDLREVDFGIAEGRTLDELAPALVEAFRADPAAHPFPGSEPPEDAARRGAAALREIAAARPGGRVLVVAHNTLLRLALCTLLGLPAGRYREVFPRLDNGALSTIALAADGAGVAAIESWNVPLSAAGRPDAAPVATPTTRRT, via the coding sequence GTGCGCACCCGCCTGATCCTGTCCCGGCACGGCCAGACCACCTGGCACGGTGAGAACCGGTATGCGGGGGTCAGCGACGTCGATCTCACCGACGCCGGCCACCGCCAGGCGGTGGCGCTGGGTGACTGGTGCCGGCAACACCGGCCGGACGCCCTGTACGCCTCACCGGTACGCCGGGCCCGGGAGACGATCGCACCGGTCGCCGTGGCCACCGGCCTGCCCGTACACACCGTGCCGGACCTGCGCGAGGTCGACTTCGGCATCGCGGAGGGGCGGACGCTCGACGAGCTGGCCCCGGCACTGGTCGAGGCGTTCCGGGCCGACCCGGCGGCGCACCCGTTCCCGGGCTCGGAGCCGCCGGAGGACGCGGCCCGCCGCGGCGCCGCCGCGCTGCGCGAGATCGCGGCCGCCCGGCCCGGTGGCCGCGTGCTCGTCGTCGCGCACAACACGTTGCTGCGGCTGGCCCTGTGCACCCTGCTCGGTCTGCCGGCGGGCCGGTACCGCGAGGTCTTCCCTCGGCTCGACAACGGTGCGCTGAGCACGATCGCGCTGGCCGCCGACGGTGCCGGCGTCGCCGCGATCGAAAGCTGGAACGTACCCCTGTCCGCCGCCGGGCGGCCCGATGCGGCGCCGGTCGCGACTCCCACGACCAGGAGGACCTGA
- a CDS encoding class II aldolase/adducin family protein, translating to MSADPTHRIPTALLDLSHRLADPAADLVILGEGNTSADLGDGSFAVKASGVPLAATTADSFVRMGTDEVLAVIDDESLDPRDGTAVGARLRAAGARPPEHGEPARTPSIETMLHALGIALCGASYVGHTHPTAVNALLCSDAAGELVAGHLFPDQVVVCGRHALLVPYAEPGLALGRAVRDGLRAHLDAHGTAPKLIYLGNHGIVALGDTADEVHRVTAMSVKAARILSGVLAVGRPAYLPAASADDLDARPDEHHRRRVLANGAP from the coding sequence GTGAGCGCCGACCCGACGCATCGCATCCCGACGGCGTTGCTCGACCTGTCCCACCGGCTGGCCGATCCGGCGGCCGATCTGGTCATTCTGGGCGAGGGCAACACATCGGCCGATCTGGGCGACGGCAGCTTCGCGGTGAAGGCGAGCGGCGTGCCACTGGCCGCCACCACCGCCGACAGCTTCGTCCGGATGGGCACCGACGAGGTGCTGGCGGTCATCGACGACGAGTCGCTCGATCCGCGCGACGGTACCGCCGTCGGGGCGCGGCTGCGGGCGGCCGGCGCGCGGCCACCGGAGCACGGCGAACCGGCCAGGACGCCGTCGATCGAGACGATGCTGCACGCGCTCGGCATCGCGCTGTGCGGCGCGAGCTACGTCGGGCACACCCACCCGACGGCGGTCAACGCGCTGCTGTGCTCCGACGCCGCCGGCGAGTTGGTCGCCGGGCACCTGTTCCCGGACCAGGTTGTGGTGTGCGGCCGGCACGCGCTGCTGGTGCCGTACGCCGAGCCGGGGCTGGCGCTCGGCCGGGCGGTGCGCGACGGGCTGCGCGCCCACCTGGACGCGCACGGCACCGCACCGAAGCTGATCTATCTCGGCAACCACGGCATCGTGGCGCTCGGCGACACCGCCGACGAGGTACACCGGGTGACCGCGATGTCGGTCAAGGCGGCCCGGATCCTCTCCGGCGTGCTCGCCGTCGGCCGCCCCGCGTACCTGCCGGCCGCCTCCGCCGACGACCTGGACGCCCGGCCGGACGAGCACCACCGCCGCCGCGTCCTCGCGAACGGTGCCCCGTGA
- a CDS encoding carbohydrate ABC transporter permease has protein sequence MTLADETAPTREATEPAEPPRVPAWRRGARPYLLSIPALAVVVGILYPFLSGAYYSLLDYSAGNTHVKLVWFRNFADVLSDGGLWRSVGVTVEYALIATAVETVLGVGVALLLNRSTLIGRIFEKVLILPLMIAPVIAATMWKLMFDANFGILNHVLGLGHTFNWLSKDHALYSAILVDVWVYTPFVAVLVLAGIRSLPAEPFEASDVDGASWWYMFRRLMLPMIYPYILVAVIFRLMDCLKIFDIIYALTAGGPGTVTTTLQINAFEDSITHFNYSRGSTYMFLLWVLVFIAARFLVGVLTKAQKRAAGTEG, from the coding sequence ATGACTCTGGCTGACGAGACGGCGCCGACGCGCGAGGCCACCGAACCCGCGGAGCCACCGCGCGTACCGGCGTGGCGCCGCGGAGCGCGCCCCTACCTGCTGTCCATCCCGGCGCTCGCCGTCGTGGTGGGCATCCTCTACCCGTTCCTGTCCGGCGCGTACTACTCGTTGCTGGACTACTCGGCCGGCAACACACACGTCAAGCTGGTCTGGTTCCGCAACTTCGCCGACGTGTTGAGCGACGGCGGGCTGTGGCGCTCGGTCGGTGTGACGGTCGAGTACGCGCTGATCGCCACCGCGGTCGAGACGGTGCTCGGCGTCGGCGTGGCCCTGCTGCTCAACCGGTCCACCCTGATCGGCCGGATCTTCGAGAAGGTACTGATCCTGCCGCTGATGATCGCCCCGGTCATCGCCGCGACGATGTGGAAGCTGATGTTCGACGCGAACTTCGGCATCCTCAACCACGTGCTCGGTCTCGGCCACACGTTCAACTGGTTGAGCAAGGACCACGCGCTGTACTCGGCGATCCTCGTCGACGTCTGGGTGTACACGCCGTTCGTCGCGGTGCTGGTGCTGGCGGGGATCCGCTCGCTGCCGGCCGAACCGTTCGAGGCGTCCGATGTGGACGGCGCGAGCTGGTGGTACATGTTCCGCCGGCTGATGCTGCCGATGATCTATCCGTACATCCTGGTCGCGGTCATCTTCCGGCTGATGGACTGCCTGAAGATCTTCGACATCATCTACGCGCTGACCGCCGGCGGCCCCGGCACCGTGACGACCACGTTGCAGATCAACGCGTTCGAGGACTCGATCACCCACTTCAACTACTCGCGCGGCAGCACGTACATGTTCCTGCTGTGGGTACTGGTGTTCATCGCCGCGCGGTTCCTGGTCGGTGTGTTGACGAAGGCGCAGAAGCGCGCCGCCGGAACGGAGGGATGA
- a CDS encoding ABC transporter substrate-binding protein, with protein sequence MAPQPRTAGVSRRSLLRGLGAAGVAAAAAPALTGCVVESAGSTGTGAGSAANEVTGAFDWKRAKGTTIRILQTPHPYQKSFAPLLKEFTELTGITVVPELVAEADYFTKLNTELSGGAGTHDVFMTGAYFIWQYGPPGWMEDLYPWVQNSSATSADYDFEDIFEGLRTSTRWDFKTGSPLGFGGQWAIPWGFETNVIAYNKTLFDKRGIKPADTFDDLIGLAHDLTDRKNNRYGIAFRGSKSWATVHPGFMTQFTREGGKDFEVHDGRLKATMNSPVAVEFTKKWVDLAKASGPSAWPTYDYPQCTTDLGNGVAAMVYDADSATYPKNKPGASKEAGHLGWHPGPAGKDGSYATNLWTWSLAMNSASKHKLAAWLFIQWATGKQAMSKAVKQGAFADPTRQSVFDQTFKQTLGGFPGYLETFEKVIGSTKIQFTPEKQFFDVAENWAVGLQQMYSGADAQSTLDKVAAAANKAVKG encoded by the coding sequence ATGGCACCACAACCCCGTACGGCCGGCGTGAGCCGGCGGTCGCTGCTGCGCGGCCTAGGCGCGGCCGGCGTCGCGGCTGCCGCCGCACCCGCGCTGACCGGCTGCGTCGTGGAGAGCGCCGGCAGTACCGGCACCGGCGCCGGGAGCGCGGCCAACGAGGTGACCGGCGCGTTCGACTGGAAGCGCGCCAAGGGCACCACGATCCGCATCCTGCAGACGCCGCATCCGTACCAGAAGAGCTTCGCGCCGCTGTTGAAGGAGTTCACCGAGCTGACCGGCATCACCGTGGTGCCGGAGCTGGTGGCCGAGGCGGACTACTTCACCAAGCTCAACACCGAACTGTCCGGCGGTGCCGGTACCCACGACGTGTTCATGACCGGGGCGTACTTCATCTGGCAGTACGGGCCACCCGGCTGGATGGAGGACCTGTACCCGTGGGTGCAGAACTCGTCCGCGACCAGCGCCGACTACGACTTCGAGGACATCTTCGAAGGGTTGCGGACCTCGACCCGGTGGGACTTCAAGACCGGTTCGCCGCTCGGGTTCGGCGGCCAGTGGGCGATCCCGTGGGGGTTCGAGACCAACGTCATCGCCTACAACAAGACGTTGTTCGACAAGCGGGGGATCAAGCCGGCGGACACCTTCGACGACCTGATCGGCCTGGCGCACGACCTGACCGACCGGAAGAACAACCGGTACGGGATCGCGTTCCGCGGCTCGAAGTCCTGGGCCACCGTGCATCCCGGGTTCATGACGCAGTTCACCCGGGAGGGCGGCAAGGACTTCGAGGTACACGACGGGCGCCTCAAGGCGACGATGAACTCGCCGGTCGCGGTCGAGTTCACGAAGAAGTGGGTGGACCTGGCCAAGGCCAGCGGGCCGAGTGCCTGGCCCACCTACGACTATCCACAGTGCACCACCGACCTCGGCAACGGCGTGGCCGCGATGGTGTACGACGCGGACTCGGCGACGTACCCGAAGAACAAGCCCGGCGCCAGCAAGGAGGCCGGCCACCTCGGTTGGCACCCGGGGCCGGCCGGTAAGGACGGCAGCTACGCCACGAACCTGTGGACCTGGTCGCTGGCGATGAACTCGGCGTCCAAGCACAAGCTGGCCGCCTGGCTGTTCATCCAGTGGGCGACCGGCAAGCAGGCGATGTCGAAGGCGGTCAAGCAGGGCGCGTTCGCCGACCCGACCCGGCAGTCGGTGTTCGACCAGACGTTCAAGCAGACGCTCGGCGGCTTCCCCGGCTACCTGGAGACCTTCGAGAAGGTCATCGGGTCGACGAAGATCCAGTTCACGCCGGAGAAGCAGTTCTTCGACGTGGCCGAGAACTGGGCGGTCGGCCTGCAGCAGATGTACAGCGGGGCCGACGCGCAGTCCACCCTGGACAAGGTGGCCGCCGCGGCGAACAAGGCCGTCAAGGGCTGA
- a CDS encoding ABC transporter ATP-binding protein, with protein MPDSLVLDQLRKTYRTRGREPFEAVRGIDLDVSAGELVALLGPSGCGKTTTLRMIAGLETVTSGDIRIGGRSVPDLPPGKRNLGVGFESYALYPPLTVRENLAYGLKARKVRDADAQVDTLAARLEMTELLPMRPSGLSSGQKQRVALARALIRQPPVLLLDEPLSHLDASARQRVRRELRTLQREFGYTTIVVTHDQLEALSLADRMAVMDAGVIQQFGTPDEIYDDPANRFVADFVGEPPMNLVDGVVEQRSAGTVVHLGQAGFLATSARHATDGAKVTVGLRPQDCVTAADGSGLTCTVRVFENLLEYGLGTLDVAGIAAPLLAQTGSDTVWATGETVRIAAPPERVYLFDQGSGDRVR; from the coding sequence ATGCCTGACAGCCTGGTGCTCGACCAGTTGCGCAAGACCTACCGCACCCGCGGCCGGGAGCCGTTCGAGGCGGTGCGCGGCATCGACCTGGACGTCTCGGCCGGCGAGCTGGTCGCCCTGCTCGGGCCGTCCGGCTGTGGCAAGACGACCACGCTGCGGATGATCGCCGGACTGGAGACGGTGACCTCCGGCGACATCCGCATCGGCGGCCGGTCCGTACCGGACCTGCCACCGGGCAAGCGGAACCTGGGCGTCGGGTTCGAAAGCTACGCGCTGTACCCGCCGTTGACGGTGCGGGAAAACCTCGCGTACGGGCTGAAGGCACGCAAGGTGCGGGATGCCGACGCGCAGGTCGACACGCTCGCCGCCCGGCTGGAGATGACCGAACTGCTGCCGATGCGGCCGTCCGGGCTCTCCAGCGGGCAGAAGCAGCGGGTGGCGCTGGCTCGCGCGCTGATCCGCCAGCCACCGGTACTGCTGCTGGACGAGCCGCTGTCGCACCTGGACGCGTCCGCACGGCAGCGGGTGCGGCGCGAGCTGCGCACCCTGCAACGCGAGTTCGGGTACACCACGATCGTGGTCACCCACGACCAGTTGGAGGCGCTGAGCCTGGCCGACCGGATGGCCGTGATGGACGCGGGCGTGATCCAGCAGTTCGGCACCCCGGACGAGATCTACGACGACCCGGCGAACCGGTTCGTCGCCGACTTCGTCGGTGAGCCGCCGATGAACCTGGTGGACGGGGTGGTCGAACAGCGGTCCGCCGGCACCGTGGTGCACCTGGGCCAGGCCGGTTTCCTCGCCACCTCGGCCCGGCACGCCACCGACGGCGCGAAGGTGACCGTCGGCCTGCGCCCGCAGGACTGCGTCACGGCCGCCGACGGCTCCGGCCTGACCTGCACCGTGCGGGTGTTCGAAAACCTGCTGGAGTACGGCCTGGGCACGCTGGACGTGGCGGGCATCGCCGCGCCGCTGCTGGCGCAGACCGGTTCGGACACCGTGTGGGCCACCGGTGAGACGGTGCGGATCGCCGCGCCGCCCGAGCGGGTCTACCTGTTCGACCAGGGGTCCGGCGACCGGGTCCGCTGA
- a CDS encoding ABC transporter ATP-binding protein yields the protein MASLTLDGVTKSYGKTRALTELSLSVGDGEFFVILGPSGAGKTTTLKSVAGLEPIDDGSVHIGGTDMAGVEPYRRNVAMAFESYALYPQKTVHDNLASPLRSGRTGTYSRAEQDERIREVTETLGIAHLRSRFPRELSNGQRQRVALGRVLVRPAGAYLLDEPLSHLDAKLRAAMRAELKQLGAMSSTTTLYVTHDYQEALALGDRIAVLRAGQVVQVGTAAQIWSRPSDTFVARALGQPEMMLLPATVDGGRIRTADGALDMAAPAGLERGPVLLGIRPRALTVGDRDGAVTVRGSVRLAERLGRVIELTVRSHDTDLVAVVASAVAPAEGADVTLCVPPAEVHVFVDDTRWGSVAGKEDRDA from the coding sequence ATGGCAAGTCTCACCCTGGACGGCGTCACCAAGTCGTACGGCAAGACCCGGGCGCTGACCGAGCTGTCCCTGTCGGTGGGCGACGGCGAGTTCTTCGTCATCCTCGGCCCGTCCGGCGCCGGCAAGACGACCACGCTGAAGTCGGTCGCCGGGCTGGAGCCGATCGACGACGGCAGCGTGCACATCGGCGGGACCGACATGGCCGGCGTCGAGCCGTACCGGCGCAACGTCGCGATGGCGTTCGAGAGCTACGCGCTCTACCCGCAGAAGACCGTGCACGACAACCTCGCCTCGCCGCTGCGGTCCGGCCGTACCGGCACGTACTCGCGGGCCGAGCAGGACGAGCGGATCCGCGAGGTGACCGAGACGCTCGGCATCGCGCACCTGCGCTCGCGCTTCCCCCGGGAGCTGTCCAACGGGCAGCGGCAGCGGGTCGCGCTGGGCCGGGTGCTGGTGCGGCCGGCCGGCGCGTACCTGCTGGACGAGCCGCTGTCGCACCTGGACGCCAAACTGCGCGCGGCGATGCGCGCCGAGCTCAAGCAGCTGGGTGCGATGTCCTCGACCACCACCCTGTACGTCACGCACGACTACCAGGAGGCGCTGGCGCTCGGCGACCGGATCGCGGTGCTGCGGGCCGGCCAGGTGGTGCAGGTCGGTACCGCGGCACAGATCTGGTCCCGGCCGAGCGACACGTTCGTGGCCCGCGCGCTCGGCCAGCCCGAGATGATGCTGCTGCCGGCGACCGTGGACGGCGGGCGGATCCGCACCGCCGACGGTGCCCTGGACATGGCCGCACCGGCCGGGCTGGAGCGCGGCCCGGTGCTGCTCGGCATCCGGCCGCGGGCGCTGACCGTCGGCGACCGGGACGGCGCGGTGACCGTGCGCGGCAGCGTACGGCTGGCCGAGCGGCTCGGCCGGGTCATCGAGCTGACCGTGCGCAGTCACGACACCGACCTGGTGGCGGTGGTGGCCAGTGCCGTGGCACCGGCCGAGGGCGCCGACGTGACGCTGTGCGTACCACCGGCCGAGGTGCACGTGTTCGTCGACGACACCCGCTGGGGATCCGTGGCCGGCAAGGAGGACCGTGATGCCTGA
- a CDS encoding glycerol-3-phosphate dehydrogenase/oxidase produces the protein MNDTSALSGQQRDRALADATGGSYDVVVIGAGATGAGTALDAAARGLSVVLVDAGDLAAGTSSRSGKTFHGGLRYLEQLNVKLVNQALHERDLMVNRLCGYLAQPEPFLYPLTRAYERPYIGAGVALYDAMTLSRSGIPHHRHYSRRGALRVAPALDPHRVRGGIQYYDVRVDDARHTMVLARTAASLGARVITRARVVEIPRAGDRVAGVVVEDTVTGDRHRITARAVVNAAGVWSAEIQRLAGAETFRVAPAKGVHVVLDPAALDSTTGIFARAEDSVIIIRKWFDRWMLGTTDTPYHGDLSTPRAEPAEIDYLLRNINRYLRRPIGREHIVGTFAGLRPLLAPAGDAGTTSALSRDHSVLPGPAGMITIVGGKYTTYRAMAADAVDAVGMALGERLPASETADLPLVGTTGWRTVSHRADRIAAAHGLAAADVVRLAGRYGSLTEQVLDADPDLVRPVPDTGGHLAAEFAYAVTHEGATTLEDLLWHRTHVSFETPDGGAAAAPHVAAIVAPLLGWDPAESDAQVKTYRTWLSAERAAL, from the coding sequence ATGAACGACACCTCGGCGCTGTCCGGGCAACAACGGGACCGGGCGCTCGCCGACGCGACCGGCGGCAGTTACGACGTGGTGGTGATCGGGGCCGGCGCGACCGGCGCCGGTACCGCGCTGGACGCCGCCGCGCGCGGGCTGTCGGTGGTGCTGGTCGACGCCGGTGATCTGGCGGCGGGTACCTCGTCGAGGTCGGGCAAGACGTTCCACGGCGGGCTGCGCTACCTGGAGCAGCTCAACGTCAAGCTGGTCAACCAGGCGCTGCACGAGCGGGACCTGATGGTCAACCGGCTGTGCGGCTACCTGGCCCAGCCGGAGCCGTTCCTGTACCCGCTGACCCGGGCGTACGAGCGGCCCTACATCGGCGCCGGCGTGGCGCTCTACGACGCCATGACGCTGTCCCGCAGCGGGATCCCGCACCACCGGCACTACTCCCGGCGCGGCGCGCTGCGGGTCGCCCCGGCCCTCGATCCGCATCGGGTGCGCGGCGGCATCCAGTACTACGACGTCCGGGTCGACGACGCCCGGCACACCATGGTGCTGGCGCGCACCGCGGCGTCACTCGGCGCGCGGGTGATCACCCGCGCCCGCGTGGTCGAGATTCCCCGAGCGGGCGACCGGGTCGCCGGCGTCGTGGTCGAGGACACCGTCACCGGGGACCGGCACCGCATCACCGCCCGCGCGGTCGTCAACGCGGCCGGGGTGTGGTCGGCCGAGATCCAGCGGCTGGCCGGCGCGGAGACGTTCCGGGTGGCGCCGGCCAAGGGCGTACACGTCGTGCTCGACCCGGCCGCGCTCGACTCGACGACCGGGATCTTCGCCCGCGCCGAGGACTCGGTCATCATCATCCGCAAGTGGTTCGACCGGTGGATGCTCGGCACCACCGACACGCCCTACCACGGCGACCTGAGCACCCCGCGCGCCGAGCCGGCCGAGATCGACTACCTGCTGCGCAACATCAACCGGTACCTGCGGCGGCCGATCGGCCGCGAGCACATCGTCGGCACGTTCGCCGGGCTGCGCCCGCTGCTCGCGCCGGCCGGCGACGCCGGCACGACCTCGGCGCTGTCCCGGGACCACTCGGTGCTGCCCGGACCGGCCGGCATGATCACCATCGTCGGTGGCAAGTACACCACCTACCGGGCGATGGCGGCCGACGCCGTCGACGCGGTCGGCATGGCGCTCGGCGAGCGGCTGCCGGCGTCGGAGACCGCCGACCTGCCGCTGGTCGGTACGACCGGCTGGCGCACCGTCTCGCACCGGGCCGACCGGATCGCCGCCGCACACGGGCTCGCCGCCGCCGACGTGGTCCGCCTCGCCGGCCGGTACGGGTCGCTGACCGAGCAGGTGCTCGACGCCGACCCGGACCTGGTACGGCCGGTGCCGGACACCGGCGGGCATCTCGCCGCCGAGTTCGCGTACGCGGTCACGCACGAGGGCGCGACGACGCTGGAAGACCTGCTCTGGCACCGTACCCACGTGTCGTTCGAGACGCCCGACGGCGGTGCCGCCGCCGCCCCGCACGTCGCCGCCATCGTCGCCCCGCTGCTCGGCTGGGACCCCGCAGAGAGCGACGCCCAGGTCAAGACCTACCGCACCTGGCTCTCCGCCGAACGCGCCGCCCTCTGA
- a CDS encoding carbohydrate ABC transporter permease, whose product MARRELMPGQKRVSAGGVVADTVTVLWFIFALFPIVWMFLLSLKNNVQQTSTYFGFTPTWTNYLTVLGSKGEQLTSVDFKSAVLTSVLACAGATAVSLVVGIPAAYAAGRWKFRGAESLMFNMLSFRFAPELMVIVPLFVIYHYLHLFDTTVGLIWVLQLVTMPLVVWILRSYFQDLAPELEQAALLDGYTRIRAFFSVALPLVRPGIAAAALLAFIFAWNNYIFPLILTDSNATTVTVAVTKFLGGGGQAYYNLTAAAALLGVLPPLVLALCIQRYLVRGLSFGAVKS is encoded by the coding sequence ATGGCCCGACGCGAGCTCATGCCCGGGCAGAAGCGGGTCAGCGCCGGCGGCGTCGTCGCCGACACCGTCACCGTACTGTGGTTCATCTTCGCGTTGTTCCCGATCGTGTGGATGTTCCTGCTGTCGTTGAAGAACAACGTGCAGCAGACGTCGACCTACTTCGGCTTCACGCCCACCTGGACCAACTACCTGACCGTACTGGGATCCAAGGGTGAGCAGCTGACCAGCGTCGACTTCAAGTCCGCGGTGCTGACCAGCGTGCTGGCCTGCGCCGGGGCGACCGCGGTGTCGCTGGTGGTGGGCATCCCGGCGGCGTACGCGGCCGGGCGGTGGAAGTTCCGCGGCGCCGAGTCGCTGATGTTCAACATGCTGTCGTTCCGGTTCGCGCCGGAGCTGATGGTCATCGTGCCGCTGTTCGTCATCTACCACTACCTGCACCTGTTCGACACCACGGTCGGGCTGATCTGGGTGCTGCAACTGGTCACGATGCCGCTGGTGGTGTGGATTCTCCGGTCGTACTTCCAGGACCTGGCGCCGGAGCTGGAACAGGCCGCGCTGCTGGACGGCTACACCCGGATCCGGGCGTTCTTCTCGGTGGCGTTGCCGCTGGTGCGGCCCGGCATCGCGGCGGCGGCGCTGCTGGCTTTCATCTTCGCCTGGAACAACTACATCTTCCCGTTGATCCTGACCGACTCGAACGCCACCACGGTCACCGTCGCGGTGACCAAGTTCCTCGGTGGCGGCGGCCAGGCGTACTACAACCTGACCGCCGCGGCGGCCCTGCTCGGTGTGCTGCCGCCGCTCGTGCTGGCGCTGTGCATCCAGCGGTACCTGGTCCGCGGGCTCTCCTTCGGGGCGGTGAAATCCTGA
- a CDS encoding xylulokinase — MWRCPLTTIGIDVGTTGLKAVAVDDAGGLLRDATVRYPTALAGLGAAQDAGAWWDAARTALRRIVTPGEPIAGVAVTSQGPTLVPVDAAGDPLGPALTWADRRATAESAALAAAVPAGRNGTDPYFGTAKLLWWARHGGLDGAHAVLCANSFVVAKLTGVFSFEESTASFFTGWDDDFDPAVAALGVPVGLLGDPLRCTDIVGTVGAGAAAATGLPAGTPVAAGAIDAVGAALEAGLLLPGDGVAEMTGFSTVSLRPMPRGTRVADMIHVRHCVPDTDLLLTAQVSTGALVDWVARLTGYDSAAVLDAEIPAARPGRLALLPSLLGERTPVWDPAARGAIAGLDLDVTAGDLLLAAYEGAALALRADLAAVARVLPDDGPLRALGGGARSRHWPQVKADVLGRDVVVPVAGHGAAHGAALLAGVAVGVWPDFAAVAPTGRRIAATFHPDPDRHAAYTERLPAVLALRDHLAGPAGLTATLRRTAAVPPRRST, encoded by the coding sequence ATTTGGAGGTGCCCGCTGACCACGATCGGCATCGACGTCGGTACCACCGGGCTCAAGGCGGTGGCTGTCGACGACGCCGGCGGACTGCTGCGCGACGCGACCGTCCGGTACCCGACCGCGCTGGCCGGGCTCGGCGCCGCCCAGGACGCCGGCGCCTGGTGGGACGCCGCGCGCACCGCGCTGCGCCGGATCGTGACGCCCGGCGAGCCGATCGCCGGCGTCGCGGTCACCAGCCAGGGCCCGACGCTGGTACCGGTCGACGCGGCCGGCGACCCGCTCGGCCCGGCGCTGACCTGGGCCGACCGGCGGGCCACCGCGGAGTCCGCCGCGCTCGCCGCCGCGGTACCGGCCGGCCGCAACGGCACCGACCCGTACTTCGGCACCGCCAAGCTGCTCTGGTGGGCCCGGCACGGCGGCCTCGACGGCGCCCACGCGGTGCTGTGCGCCAACTCGTTCGTGGTCGCGAAGCTGACCGGCGTGTTCAGCTTCGAGGAGAGCACCGCGTCGTTCTTCACCGGTTGGGACGACGACTTCGACCCGGCGGTGGCCGCGCTCGGCGTCCCGGTGGGGCTGCTCGGCGACCCGCTGCGCTGCACCGACATCGTCGGTACCGTCGGCGCGGGCGCGGCGGCGGCCACCGGGCTGCCGGCCGGTACCCCGGTGGCCGCCGGCGCGATCGACGCGGTCGGCGCGGCGCTGGAGGCCGGTCTGCTGCTGCCCGGCGACGGGGTCGCCGAGATGACCGGCTTCTCCACCGTGTCGCTGCGGCCGATGCCGCGCGGCACCCGGGTGGCCGACATGATCCACGTCCGGCACTGCGTACCCGACACCGACCTGCTGCTGACCGCGCAGGTCAGCACCGGCGCACTGGTCGACTGGGTGGCCCGGCTGACCGGGTACGACTCGGCCGCGGTGCTCGACGCCGAGATCCCGGCGGCACGGCCGGGCCGGCTCGCGCTGCTGCCGTCGCTGCTCGGCGAACGTACCCCGGTGTGGGACCCGGCCGCGCGCGGCGCGATCGCCGGGCTCGACCTCGACGTGACCGCCGGCGACCTGCTGCTCGCCGCGTACGAGGGGGCCGCGCTGGCGCTGCGGGCCGACCTGGCGGCGGTCGCCCGGGTACTGCCCGACGACGGGCCGCTGCGCGCGCTCGGCGGCGGTGCCCGCTCCCGGCACTGGCCGCAGGTCAAGGCCGACGTGCTGGGCCGGGACGTGGTCGTACCGGTCGCCGGGCACGGCGCGGCACACGGCGCGGCGCTGCTGGCCGGCGTCGCGGTCGGCGTCTGGCCGGACTTCGCCGCCGTCGCGCCGACCGGGCGCCGGATCGCCGCCACCTTCCACCCCGATCCGGACCGGCACGCCGCCTACACCGAACGGCTACCGGCGGTGCTGGCGCTGCGTGACCATCTCGCCGGACCGGCCGGCCTGACCGCGACCCTGCGCCGGACCGCGGCCGTACCACCGAGGAGGAGCACGTGA